The genomic stretch CAGaacctatttttttcttctctacatATGAAGAAtccatttttgaaattttgcaGTATAGTTCCGTCGTACACtgtttatagttttattattaatattcgttaTGAAATTACAGATTTGTAAAAATTGGAAACTAGCAATCTACACGAGTGACCAATTGATCGCTGCAGAAAATCTGAAAATACCAtgcaatataatttgtattgaAACGGGGCATACAGACAGTTCTGCTATGATTTTATCTAAATCTAATTCGTTCATTGACGTCATCAATTTCCAGTAAGAACACAagtatcaaattatataaatttttatttaatataagttATAAGACTAGCTCATTCTAGATTGCAGAAATTTATCGACAATGGTATAATGAATCATTTAAAagataagatatttaaaaagaaatcccATGATGTGATCAAGCATCAACCGGTTCTTTTAATTAGCGTTATGCcgcttatttttttcttctctattggAGTCGTTTTGAGTATCTTTATTCTGATCAT from Vespa velutina chromosome 21, iVesVel2.1, whole genome shotgun sequence encodes the following:
- the LOC124956230 gene encoding uncharacterized protein LOC124956230 isoform X2, with the translated sequence MKLMLNVEKLPITDHEGFEMICKNWKLAIYTSDQLIAAENLKIPCNIICIETGHTDSSAMILSKSNSFIDVINFQLQKFIDNGIMNHLKDKIFKKKSHDVIKHQPVLLISVMPLIFFFSIGVVLSIFILIIENYIIVHKEKNISMVDRITSTKYSEFYVKRKKCIRYFDNRLRRSEMCTGKIQF